From Macaca mulatta isolate MMU2019108-1 chromosome 1, T2T-MMU8v2.0, whole genome shotgun sequence, the proteins below share one genomic window:
- the SMIM42 gene encoding small integral membrane protein 42, whose product MSSPQLPAFLWDKGTLTTAVSNPAYLVNVLFFFTPLMTLVTLLILVWKVTKDKSNKNGETHPRKEATRLP is encoded by the coding sequence ATGTCCTCCCCACAACTTCCAGCTTTCTTATGGGACAAGGGTACCCTCACCACTGCCGTATCTAATCCTGCTTACCTGGTAAACGTTCTCTTCTTCTTTACACCCCTGATGACTCTGGTCACTCTACTCATCTTGGTCTGGAAAGTAACCAAAGACAAAAGCAACAAGAACGGAGAGACACACCCAAGAAAGGAGGCAACACGGCTGCCATAA